One Algibacter sp. L3A6 genomic region harbors:
- the creD gene encoding cell envelope integrity protein CreD codes for MENTNKPQQNKFGNWVKTSITARMLMVGFLVIILLIPLSFINSLITERAFRQSDVVNEINEKWGENVLVYGPILKIPYKTYTETKTYNEKTKTFFTEVETHIKNAYIFPESLNADVNVDSKTLNRGNFESAVFTTTMDFSGHYIPTDLTSKGIKNEDIIWDKATVILKTSNLKGIKSEMLLKLNQNTYSFQTNFNENSTQNSDYLDVLESGFINPTDLSSKNNAPFSLSMAFNGSKQIELIPIGKTTTMTMASNWADPSFIGNYLPNDETKTITKDSFNADWKVLHINRAFSQQHLNKIPNLNKFAFGTKFMVMVDEYQKSERSAKYGFLVIGLTFLIFFLIQTLSKINIHPFQYLMIGLALIMFYTLLVSISEHSNFLKAYLIAGSSVIVLITLYSKSILKTLKFPLFIGLSLSALYAFIYVIIQLENYALLVGSVGLFLILTIVMYVSRKIDWNNG; via the coding sequence TTTTTTAGTTATAATTTTGCTCATACCTCTATCTTTTATTAACTCCTTAATTACCGAACGTGCCTTTAGGCAAAGTGATGTAGTAAACGAGATTAACGAAAAGTGGGGAGAAAACGTGCTTGTTTACGGTCCTATTTTAAAAATCCCATATAAAACATATACAGAAACAAAAACGTATAACGAAAAAACAAAAACCTTTTTCACTGAAGTAGAAACGCATATAAAAAACGCATACATTTTCCCTGAATCTTTAAATGCAGATGTAAATGTAGATTCTAAAACTTTAAACCGTGGTAATTTTGAATCGGCTGTATTTACAACAACCATGGATTTTTCAGGACATTATATCCCGACTGATTTAACTTCCAAAGGCATTAAAAATGAAGATATAATTTGGGATAAGGCCACCGTGATTTTAAAAACCTCTAACCTAAAAGGTATCAAAAGTGAAATGCTTTTAAAACTAAATCAAAACACCTACTCTTTTCAAACAAACTTCAATGAAAACTCAACACAAAACAGTGACTACTTAGATGTGCTAGAATCTGGTTTTATAAACCCAACAGATTTATCGAGTAAAAACAATGCACCGTTTAGTTTATCTATGGCCTTTAATGGTAGCAAGCAAATAGAACTTATTCCTATCGGCAAAACCACTACCATGACCATGGCTTCTAACTGGGCAGATCCAAGTTTTATTGGCAACTATCTACCTAACGATGAAACTAAAACCATAACAAAAGATAGCTTTAATGCCGATTGGAAAGTACTTCATATCAACCGTGCTTTCTCTCAACAACATTTAAATAAAATACCAAACCTTAACAAATTTGCATTCGGGACTAAATTTATGGTCATGGTAGATGAGTATCAAAAAAGTGAACGATCTGCCAAATATGGTTTCCTAGTCATAGGTCTTACTTTTTTAATATTCTTTTTAATACAAACCTTGAGTAAAATTAATATTCATCCATTTCAGTACTTAATGATCGGGTTGGCTCTCATTATGTTTTACACTTTACTAGTATCTATATCTGAGCATAGTAATTTTCTAAAAGCTTATTTAATAGCTGGAAGTTCCGTTATTGTGTTAATCACCTTGTACTCAAAATCTATACTTAAAACACTTAAGTTCCCTTTATTTATTGGCTTATCCCTTTCTGCTTTATACGCCTTTATTTATGTTATTATTCAATTAGAAAACTACGCGCTTCTTGTTGGTAGTGTTGGTCTATTTTTAATACTTACTATCGTGATGTACGTATCTAGAAAGATAGATTGGAATAACGGATAA
- a CDS encoding DUF2809 domain-containing protein: MTYKLNKTYLALAFLFLLTEILIAAYLKTGFIRYTVGDFLSVILLYCFFKSFLKINHFKLGAGVLIFAFLIEFAQYFNLLKLLNLEDHKLLTIILGSTFQVGDLVAYTFGIITVLIIEQFNSKLHELH, translated from the coding sequence ATGACATACAAACTCAACAAAACCTACTTAGCCTTAGCGTTTCTCTTTTTATTAACCGAAATACTAATTGCCGCTTACCTCAAAACAGGTTTTATACGCTACACGGTCGGAGATTTTCTATCGGTAATTTTACTTTACTGTTTTTTTAAAAGCTTCTTAAAAATAAATCATTTTAAACTAGGAGCCGGAGTATTAATTTTTGCTTTTTTAATAGAATTTGCTCAATACTTCAATCTATTAAAATTATTAAACCTAGAAGACCACAAACTACTAACCATCATATTAGGCAGTACGTTTCAAGTGGGCGATTTAGTGGCTTACACCTTTGGTATTATTACCGTCTTAATAATAGAACAATTTAACTCTAAACTTCATGAATTACATTAA
- a CDS encoding DUF1361 domain-containing protein — translation MNYINNLISYRYKSLALLSVSICSTLILLMIRMKLAHSYNYLFLVWNLFLAAIPYAITIYLVSIPKLNKITLLLAFGIWLLFLPNAPYILTDMWHLRYNEPHIFWLDILLISAFAFNGMMLFYFSVTDMKTVLLKILNKRKTSFIVTFVFFISAFGVYLGRFLRYNSWEILTNPKVLFIDIINMIVQPLGNKEVWLFTLLFGAFFSLGYWIFTNINMESKNKD, via the coding sequence ATGAATTACATTAACAACCTTATATCTTATCGCTATAAATCTCTAGCGCTATTAAGCGTTTCAATATGCTCTACGCTAATTTTACTTATGATTAGAATGAAACTCGCGCACTCCTACAATTATCTTTTTTTAGTTTGGAATCTATTCTTAGCAGCCATTCCATATGCTATTACAATTTATTTAGTAAGTATTCCCAAGCTTAACAAAATAACACTGCTTTTAGCATTTGGTATATGGTTGCTTTTTCTTCCGAATGCACCTTATATACTAACCGATATGTGGCATTTGAGATATAATGAACCACATATATTTTGGTTAGATATTTTATTAATTTCTGCTTTTGCTTTTAATGGTATGATGCTTTTCTATTTTTCGGTTACCGACATGAAAACCGTTTTATTAAAAATCTTAAATAAAAGAAAGACGAGTTTCATAGTGACATTTGTATTTTTTATATCCGCATTTGGCGTGTATTTAGGTCGCTTTCTACGCTATAACTCTTGGGAGATTTTAACCAACCCAAAAGTTTTATTTATTGACATAATAAACATGATTGTACAACCATTAGGAAACAAGGAAGTTTGGCTTTTTACTTTATTATTTGGTGCTTTTTTCTCTTTAGGATACTGGATATTTACCAATATAAATATGGAATCTAAAAATAAGGATTAA
- a CDS encoding SDR family NAD(P)-dependent oxidoreductase — MIKTALVTGAASGLGYELTLLLAKDAYKLILVDIDSAKLADVQIEVETQFNVEVITLIKDLSLPNISQDIINDIGDAPIDVLINNAGFGLFGTFAETNWERESAMLNVHVITTTHLTKLVLEGMVKRGSGKILNMASLAAFQPGPLMSIYYASKSYMLSFSEAIANELKGTGVSVTALCPGPTKTAFQETVSEDANDNKITFNMACAKEVALYGYKAMLKGKSYAIPGRFNKVLAVIPRFITRNAATSIVRKLQAKNRAE; from the coding sequence ATTATTAAAACAGCATTAGTAACAGGAGCAGCCTCAGGATTGGGTTATGAGTTAACTTTATTATTAGCAAAAGACGCGTATAAGTTGATACTAGTCGATATTGATTCAGCTAAATTAGCCGATGTGCAAATCGAAGTAGAAACCCAATTTAATGTAGAGGTTATAACATTAATTAAAGATTTAAGTTTACCCAACATCTCTCAAGATATTATTAACGATATTGGAGATGCACCTATAGATGTGTTAATAAATAACGCTGGTTTTGGTTTGTTTGGCACTTTTGCCGAAACCAATTGGGAACGCGAATCGGCTATGTTAAATGTACACGTTATTACTACTACGCATTTAACAAAGTTGGTGCTCGAAGGCATGGTAAAACGTGGCTCGGGTAAAATTTTAAATATGGCTTCTTTAGCAGCTTTTCAGCCAGGGCCTTTAATGTCTATTTATTACGCTTCAAAAAGTTATATGCTATCTTTTTCCGAAGCTATTGCAAACGAGTTAAAAGGGACCGGAGTAAGTGTAACTGCACTTTGTCCTGGACCTACAAAAACGGCGTTTCAAGAAACCGTTTCTGAAGATGCTAACGATAATAAAATCACATTCAATATGGCATGCGCCAAAGAGGTCGCGCTTTACGGTTACAAAGCCATGCTAAAAGGGAAAAGTTATGCTATACCTGGTCGTTTTAATAAGGTTTTAGCTGTTATTCCAAGGTTTATTACGCGTAATGCTGCTACATCTATTGTTAGAAAACTTCAGGCTAAAAATAGAGCAGAATAA
- a CDS encoding NAD(P)-dependent oxidoreductase — translation MKFAIIKERKNPPDRRVVFSPSKLAEAQKQFPQANFKVESSDIRVFPDKDYKNAGFEVSENVSDCDVMLGVKEVPIEALIPNKKYFFFSHTIKKQPYNRKLLKAVLDKKIELYDHETIVSEKGFRLIGFGRYAGIVGAYNGFRAWGLKYNTWQLPKAGPLPNQQALINELNNLTLPNIKILLTGSGKVANGAQEMLDAMSIKSVSVTDYLKNTFNEPVYCKIDVLDYNKRKDGQVIDNQDFFDNPQDYESDFMRFAKVTDYYIAGHFYGDGAPYLYTRSDVKSSDFNIKVVADVSCDVDGPVATTLRASTIADPVYGYNPETESEIDYKDSKAIVVMAVDNLPCELPQDASEGFGEMFLKAVIPAFFNNDADGVLQRAKMTENGKLTENFAYLQGYVDGN, via the coding sequence ATGAAATTTGCCATTATAAAAGAACGTAAAAACCCACCCGATCGCCGCGTGGTATTCTCTCCATCAAAATTAGCCGAAGCCCAAAAACAATTTCCGCAGGCCAATTTTAAAGTAGAAAGTTCCGATATACGTGTGTTTCCAGATAAAGACTATAAAAATGCAGGGTTTGAAGTTAGCGAAAACGTGTCAGATTGCGATGTTATGCTTGGAGTAAAAGAAGTACCTATCGAAGCATTAATTCCGAATAAAAAGTATTTTTTCTTTTCACATACCATAAAAAAACAACCCTATAACCGTAAGCTGTTAAAAGCCGTTTTAGATAAAAAAATAGAACTTTACGATCACGAAACTATAGTGAGCGAAAAAGGATTCCGATTAATAGGTTTTGGGCGTTACGCAGGTATCGTTGGCGCTTACAATGGTTTTAGAGCTTGGGGATTAAAATATAACACTTGGCAATTACCAAAAGCCGGGCCATTACCAAACCAACAAGCCTTAATAAATGAGCTGAATAACTTAACATTACCAAACATAAAAATATTGCTAACCGGTAGTGGTAAAGTAGCAAATGGCGCGCAAGAAATGCTCGATGCTATGAGTATAAAAAGTGTATCGGTAACCGATTATTTAAAAAACACCTTTAACGAGCCCGTATATTGTAAAATAGACGTGCTAGATTATAATAAACGTAAAGACGGACAGGTCATCGATAATCAAGATTTTTTCGATAATCCACAAGATTATGAGTCGGATTTTATGCGTTTCGCAAAAGTAACCGATTATTATATTGCAGGTCATTTTTACGGCGATGGAGCACCATATTTATACACACGCAGCGATGTGAAATCTTCAGATTTTAATATTAAAGTTGTTGCCGATGTAAGTTGTGATGTCGATGGGCCAGTAGCTACAACGCTGCGCGCATCAACCATTGCAGATCCTGTTTATGGTTACAATCCTGAAACAGAATCGGAAATCGATTATAAAGACAGCAAAGCCATTGTGGTTATGGCGGTAGATAATTTACCATGCGAACTTCCTCAAGATGCAAGTGAAGGTTTTGGCGAGATGTTTTTAAAAGCTGTAATTCCTGCTTTTTTTAATAACGATGCCGATGGTGTTTTACAACGAGCAAAAATGACCGAAAATGGCAAGCTAACCGAAAATTTCGCCTATTTGCAGGGATATGTTGACGGAAACTAA